The following is a genomic window from Hymenobacter sp. APR13.
CGGCGAAAGCGGCTTGCTGGGCATGGCCCTGCACCCCGATTTCACCACTTCGCCCTTCGTGTACATCGTGTACAACTACACCGACGGCGGGCTGCTCAAGGAAAAGCTGGTGCGCTACACGTATTCGGCCTCGGCGGGCACCCTGAGCAGCCCGCTGGTGCTGCTGGGCAACATTCCGGCCGTGACCACGCACAGCGGCTCGCGCCTTCTCATTTTGCCTGACCGCACCCTGCTGATGACCACCGGCGACGCCCAGCAGCAGCCCGAAGCTCAGAATCCGGCGTCGCTCAACGGCAAGATTCTGCGCCTGAACCTCGACGGCACCGTACCCACCGACAACCCCACGCCCGGCAGCCTGGTCTACACGCTGGGCCACCGCAACCCGCAGGGGCTGGTGCGCGCCGCCTCGGGCCGCCTCTACAGCTCGGAGCACGGCCCCAACAACGACGACGAAGTGAACCTGATTGAGCCGGGCCGCAACTACGGCTGGCCCAACGTGGAAGGCTTCTGCAACCTGCCCGCCGAGCAGGCATTCTGCACCGCCAACAACGTGCGGCCGCCGCTGGTTGCCTACACGCCCACCATTGCCGTGGCGGGCATCACGGCCTACAACAGCCCGGCTATTCCGCAGTGGGCCAACTCCCTGCTGATGGTGAGCCTGAAGGCTGGTAAACTCACCAACCTGCAGCTCAACGCCGCCGGCGACCAGGTAGCCAGCCAATCCGACCTCTGGACCGGTACCTACGGACGGCTGCGCGCCATCTGCGTGTCACCGCAGGGCAAGGTGTACCTGACCACCAGCAACCGCGACGGCCGTGCCACGCCCGGCGCCACCGACGACCGACTGCTGGTGCTGGAAAACCGGGCCTTTATGCCCAACTCCACCCGCAATGCGCAGTCGGCGGCCCTGAGCGTGTGGCCTAACCCGGCCGCGCAAACCGCCACCGTGCGCCTGCCGGCCCCGGCCAGCGCCCCGCTCACCTTGCACGATGCCCTGGGCCGCCTCACCCAAACCGTACCGATGACGGGCCGCGCCGAAGCCCAGCTGGATTTGCGCCGCGTGGCGCCCGGCCTCTACACCGTCCGGACGGCGCTGGATGGCACGCCGGTGCAGCGCAAGCTGATGGTCAAGTAACGTGCCAGGCCTATAAGCCGGCGGCGGCCCTGGTTTCCAGGGCGGCTGCCGGCTTTGGCGTTTGCAGGGCGCTGATAATCATGTGCCGGGGTTCGGGAAGGAAGCTGAAACATTTTTCGCGTGAAACAGTATTCATGGTGCCTTAAAAATATTTTTAGGCAAGCCTAAAACGTATCTTTACGTTTCATTGCCCTTTTTCCTTTTATGCCTCCAACAGTACAATCTCCTCCCGTACAGCAAAATCCTCCGGTGGCGGAAGCCGGCTGGCGGCGGGCCCGCACGTCGTTGTCGTTGAGCGAAGTGCACGGCAGCATCAAGGTGCCACCCGCCAGCGCCTCGTTCTGGCGCAAGCTGATGGCCTTTTGGGGGCCGGGCCTGATGGTGGCCGTGGGCTACATGGACCCCGGCAACTGGGCCACCGATATTGCCGGCGGCTCGCAGTTTGGCTACACGCTGCTGTCGGTAATCCTGATTTCCAACCTCTTCGCCATGCTGCTGCAGCACCTGGCCGCCAAGCTCGGCATCGTGACCGGGCGCGACCTGGCGCAGGCCTGCCGCGACCATTACTCCAAGCCGGTGGCCATGGTACTGTGGTTTCTGTGCGAAGTGGCCATTGCTGCCTGCGACCTGGCCGAAGTCATCGGCTCGGCCATTGCCCTGAATTTGCTGTTTGGCCTGCCGCTGCCCTGGGGCGTGGTGCTCACCATTCTGGATGTGCTGGTAGTGCTTTACTTTCAGAACAAGGGTTTCCGCATCATCGAAAGCATCGTGGCGGGCCTTACTGTGGTGATTTTTGGGTGCTTCCTGTACGAAATCATCGTCTCGAACCCCGACTATTTCGGGATTCTGGGCGGTCTGGTGCCGCAGCCGGAAGTCGTGACCAACCCCAAGATGCTCTACATTGCCATCGGGATTCTGGGCGCTACGGTGATGCCACACAACCTGTACCTGCACTCCAGCATCGTGCAGACGCGGGCCATCGAGCAGACGGAGCCCGGCAAGCGCATGGCCATCAAGTTCGCCACCATCGACTCGACGGTGGCGCTGTTTCTAGCGTTTTTCGTGAATGCGGCCATCCTCATTACCTCGGCGGCAGCTTTTCACCGCAACGGCCTGCAGGACGTAGCCGACATCGGCGACGCGCACAAGCTGCTGGCGCCGGTGCTGGGCGCGGGCGCGGCCAGCGTGGTATTTGCGGTGGCGCTGCTGGCCTCGGGCCAGAACTCCACGCTCACGGGCACGTTGGCCGGCCAGATTGTGATGGAAGGCTTCCTCGACCTGAAGCTGCGGCCCTGGCTGCGGCGCCTCATCACGCGCGGCATTGCCGTGGTGCCGGCGCTGATTGTGACCATCCTGTACGGCGAGAAAGGCACCGGCGAGCTGCTGGTGCTCAGCCAGGTGATTCTGAGTCTGCAGCTGAGCTTTGCGGTGGTGCCGCTGGTGCTATTCACGAGCAGCAAGGCCAAGATGGGCGTGTTCGTGAACCGGCCCTGGGTGCAGATAGTAGCTTGGCTGGTGTCGGGCATCATCATCGTGCTGAACATCTACCTGCTGTACAAGACGTTCTTCGGCTAGCAAAAAGCGCGGCAGCCACGTCGGCTCCGCGCTTTTTTGTGTTTTCCGTTTTAGATAAGTCTAAAAATAAATAATAGTCTTCACTAAAAATGAAACACTTCTTCCTCTTTCTCTACTTCTGCCTTGGTGTGCTGCTGGCTGCCCAAGCCCAGACCGGCAGCATCCGCGGGACGGTGCGGGCCGAGGGCAAGGTGGTGCCGTTTGCCAGCGTGGGGCTGAAGGGCAGCAGCCTGGGGGCTTCGGCCGATGAAAACGGCGCGTTTGTGCTGCCGAAAGTGGCGCCCGGCAGCTACCGGCTGGTGGCCAGCGCCGTGGGCTATCAGCCCGCCGAGCGCAGCGTAACGGTGGTAGCCGGCCAGCCGGCCACTGTCAGCATTGCGCTGGCGGCCAGCAGCAGCACGCTGGGCGAGGTGGTGGTGAGCGGCACGCTGGGCGAAGTCGTGCGGAGTGAGTCGGCGGTGGCGGTGGAGCTGTACACGCCACGCTACTTCCAGAAAAACCCCAGCCCCTGCTTGTTCGAGAACCTGACGATGGTGAACGGCGTGCGGCCCCAGCTGAACTGCAACGTGTGCGGCACCGGCGACATCCATATCAACGGGCTGGAAGGGCCCTACACGATGGTGCTGATTGACGGCATGCCCATTGTCAGCTCGCTGAGCACGGTGTATGGGCTGAGCGGTATTCCGAGCAGTTTGGTGGAGCGGGTAGAAGTGGTGAAAGGCCCGGCCTCGACGCTCTACGGCTCGGAGGCGGTGGGCGGGCTCATCAACGTCATCACCAAAAACCCGGCGAAAGCGCCCCGCTTCTCGGCCGACATCTTCGGTACCTCGCACCAGGATCTGAATGTAGACTTGGCCACGTCGGCCAAAGTGGGCGCGGCCTCTACCCTGCTCAGCACCAATCTCTACGGCTACAACCAGCGCCGCGACGTGAACCAGGACGGTTTCACGGACGTGCCCACGCAGCAGCGGGTATCGGTGTTCAATAAGTGGAGCTGGCAGCGGCCCGAGCAGCGTGCGGCCAGCCTGGCGGCCCGCTACTACTACGAAGACCGGTTTGGCGGCCAGCTGAACTGGCGGCCCGAGTTCCGGGGCGGCGACAGTGTGTATGGCGAGAGTGTGTACACCAGCCGCTACGAGCTGCTGGGCCAGTACCAGTTGCCGGTGGCGGGCCAGAAGCTGCTGCTGAGTGGCTCCTTCAACCAGCACCGCCAGAACTCGGCCTACGGCACCACGCGCTACAACGCCACCCAGCGCGTGGGCTTCGGGCAGCTGACCTGGGCCAAAAGCCCCAGCATCCGGCACAACCTGCTGCTGGGCGCGGCCTTCCGCAGCACCTGGTACGACGACAACACGCCAGCCACCGGCTCCGAAACCCGCAACCAGCCCGACCTGATTCACCTGCCCGGCGTGTTTGTGCAGGACGAGTTCCGGCTGACGCCCGACGCCACGCTGCTGGCCGGCCTCCGCTACGACTACAACCCGCGCCACGGCAGCATCGTCACGCCGCGCCTCAACTACAAGTGGGGCACCGTGGATGGCAGCCGCGTGCTGCGGGTGGGCGTGGGCAACGGCTACCGCGTCGTGAACCTGTTCACGGAAGACCACGCGGCCCTCACGGGGGCGCGGGAGGTGGTGGTGCCGGAGGCCCTGCGGCCGGAGCGGAGTTGGAACGCCAACCTCAACTACACGCGCTTCTTCAGCACCAAAGCCGGCACGTTTTCGCTGGATGGCAGCGCGTTCTACACCTATTTCACCAACAAAATCAGCCCCGACTACGACACCGACCCCAACCAGATTGTGTACCGCAACCTCGACGGCTACGCCATTTCGCGGGGTGTCTCGCTGAACACCGATGTTACGTTCACGAAGCCACTGAAGCTGCTGGCGGGCATCACACTGATGGACGTTTTCCGGATGGAGCGGCCGGTAGGTGGTGGGGCGCTGCGGCGGGTGGCGCAGCTGCACGCGCCGGTGTTTTCGGGCACGTATTCGGTCAGCTACAGCTTCACGCAGCTGGGGCTTTCGGTGGATTATACGGGCCAGGTGAGCGGGCCCATGCGCCTGCCGGTGCAGCCCAACGACTTCCGGCCCGGCCGCTCGCCGTGGTTTTCCTTGCAGAACCTGCAGGCCACCAAGCGGCTGGGGCCGCACCTGGAGGTGTACGGCGGCGTGAAAAACCTGCTCGATTTCCTGCCCCGCCACGCGCTGCTGCGCGCCTTCGACCCCTTCGACAAAACCGTGGACCAGAACAACCCAAACGGCTACACCTTTGACACCAGCTACAACTTTGCGCCCCTACAGGGCCGGCGCACATTTCTGGGGCTGCGCTACAGCTTGTAGGGCGAGGCCAGCAAACTGGCGTTAGTGTAAGGGCTGCCTGCATCACAAAGCGCTAACTTGCGCGGGCTGCGCTTTTTTCCGCTACTATGCTGCTTACTCTTACGCTGGCTTTGGGCCTCACCGGCCCCGTTACCGCCCCCGACACGCTTAAACGTGCCGGCCAAGCCAACACGGCCGGCCAGACGCCACAGCGGCAGCTACGCCCGCTCAACGCCGACCGGCCCGGCGTTACGGAAAGCCCCAACACCATCGACCCTGGCCATTTTCAACTGGAAACCGACTTGGTGCGGCTCATCAACAGCAAGCCGGGCCAGGAAACCCGTTCCCGGACTCTTCGCCTGAACGCCTTTGCCATCCGGGCGGGTCTCACCGACCACACGGAAGTGCAGGTGTTCGTGGACCCCTACACGGTGGAGAAGCAATGGGCGCCCGGTGAGCCGATGGCGCGGAGCGCGGGCTTCGGCGACATGGCGGTGCGCGTGAAGCACAATTTCATCGGCGACGATGACGAAACCGAAGCGTTGGTAGTAGCAGCCATCGGCTTTGTGCGCCTCCCGACTGGCGGTAGCGAAGGCGCCGGCGGTTTTGAGTACGGTATTCTGGTGCCGGCCACCTACAATTTTCAGCACGAATGGCATGTCAGCGCCCAGGCGGCTTCGTTTCTGAGCTACGACCGGGACGCCAAACAACACGCCGTTGAATTGGCTCCCTCCTTTGCCGTCGACCACGGCTTTAACGACTGGCTGGCGGCTTTCGCCGAATTCTCCACAAGCCGCAATATGAAAACCCGGCAATGGACCTCGGCGGTGAACGTCGGGCCGATTTTCCACGTCAGTGAGCGGGTGCAACTGGATTTCGGCCGGCGCTTTGCCCTCAGCCGCAGCGCCGACCGGGAGTACTACCTGGGTTTCGTGATAGAGCGATGAGTAATGCCACCAACGAACAGCAGCCCGCTGAAACATGGTTTCAGCGGGCTGCTGTGCAGATGCTCTTCGTCTATACCAAGCCTTTCAACCGCTCGAACTGGTTGCCGAGGATGGCTTTGTCGTCGGCTTCCAGCCAGTCGTGCAGGACGGTGGCGTAGAGGCTGCGGAAGTCCAGCTGGTGGCGCAGGTCGCCTTCGAGCAGGTTCTGCAGGTCGGGGGCGTTATTGAGGATGCCGCGTTGTTTGAGGCCGCCGCCCAGCAGCAGCACGTTGTTGGCGGTGCCGTGGTCGGTGCCGTTGCTGGCGTTCTGGCTCACGCGCCGCCCAAACTCCGAAAACACCAGCACCAGCGTATCGTCGAAGTTGCCGGCTTTCTGCAAGTCCTCGGCAAACGAGCCCAGCCCGTCCGACAAATCACCCAGCAGCTTGCCCTGCTGCTCCTGCTGGCGCACGTGCGTGTCGAAGCCCGTGAGCGACACGTAGAACACGCGCGAGCCCACGCCGGAATTAATCAGCTCGGCGGTGGTTTTGAGGTTGCGGCCAAACTCGCTGTTCGGGTACGCCACCGACGACTTGTACACCTTGCTGGTCTGGTACAGATAGTCGGCCGACGATGAGGTTTCGGCCAGCGTCTTGTAGAGGTAGTCCAGCTCCGACACCGCGCCGGCGGGCTGCCGGCCGCTCACCTGCTTGATAAACTGGTTCTGCGTCAGCTGATGAAACTTGTCCGGATTCTTCAGCGCCAGGCCCTTGCGCAGGTCGCCCTTCATGGCCAGGCTCAGCGTGTCGTCCACTTCCAGGCCGTTGTAGGCGGTGGGGCAGCTCGGGCAGTTCGAGTCGAGGTAGCGGCCGAGCCAGCCGGTGCTCAGGTACTGGTCGGAGGCCGAGCCGCTCTGCCAGATATCCATCGAGCGAAAGTGCGACCGGTCAGGGTTGGGGTAGCCCACGGAGTTGAGCACGGCCAGCTGGCCCTGGTCGTATAGGCCCTTGAGGCGCGTCATGGCCGGGTTGAAACCCAGGTCTTTGTCGAGGGCCAGAATGCCGCTCGTCTCCCGGATGCCGAGCGTGGGGCGGGCTTTGTAGTACAGGTCGTTGCGGTACGGAATGACGGTGTTTAGGCCGTCGTTGCCACCGCCAAGCTGCACCACCACCAGCCGACGGCCGCGGGCGTCGCGCAGGTCTTTGAGGCCCTGGCGGTCGAGCGCGTGCAGAAAAGAAGGCACAAACAGCAGGCTGCTGGCCAGCACGGAGGTTTTAAGGAAGTCGCGGCGGGAAGTCATAGTATTGGGGCTTATCTAACCGTCATGCAGAGGCGCAACTGAAGCATCTCGCGTGCCGACGTTGGAATAATTTGATTACTCACGAGCGAGATGCTTCGGCTGCGCCTCTGCATGACGTTCTTTTGGCGTGTTTACATCAACTGATATTCCGGCAAGCTCAGCAGGCTCGTCACCATCGTGCGGAGGCGGCCTTCGACGGGGGCTTTGTCGGCGGCCTGCTGAATGACGGCCAGGTTTTCGGGGCGGATGGGGGCCTGCAGCACGAAGCGGCTGAGCTCGGCGGCCTGCTGCGGGGCCGGCGTTTTGGCGAGTAGGGCCTGCACCGGCGCCAGCTTCACGGTGGTTTTCACCTGCTGCTGAAACGTCCGCTCGGCTTTGGTGAGGTTGGGCGCAATGTCGTTTTCGTCCTGCTTGAGCGCCACATTGAACTCGGCATTCTTCAGCAGCACCGACGGCAGCTGCAGCCGGTACAGCAGCGACGACGAGTCAATCCAGTTGCGGCCCCCGGGCCAGCCGGCCACGTTCGGCGGCTGAAACAGCGTCTGGCCCAGCGCCTTCTGAAACACGATGAGCGGCTTGTCGTCCACCAATTGCAGGCCCATCGTGCGCTTGATGCCCGCCAGCAGCTCCACCGGCGACTTGATGCGCGTGCCCACGTTGGCTGGCTCATAAAACCACTCCGCCGTAAACATCTGCTCCAGCAGGGCGCTGATATCGTAGCCGCTCTTGAAGAACGCCTGCGCTAGCGGCTGAATGTGGGCCGGGTTGGGCGTGTCGTTCACGAAGAAGCGGTAGAGCTTGGTGGCAATGAACTCGGCCGTGCGCGGCTGCTCCAGGATGATGGCCAGCACCTGCTCGCCGGTGAAGTTGCCGGTGCGCCCCAGGAAGGTTTTGGAGCCGTCGTCGTGCTGGTTCTCCCGGAACACGAACTCGCCCTGGGCATTATAGCCCCAGCCCGTAAAGGCGCGGGCGGCCTCCTTCACGTCGGTTTCCGA
Proteins encoded in this region:
- a CDS encoding PQQ-dependent sugar dehydrogenase produces the protein MKRTATFLLIAGLAAPVMAQQNPALATYTVGTTTLTLSAVANNLDTPWELLWGPDNFLWMTERGGRISRINPNTSQVLPLLTVADVTETGESGLLGMALHPDFTTSPFVYIVYNYTDGGLLKEKLVRYTYSASAGTLSSPLVLLGNIPAVTTHSGSRLLILPDRTLLMTTGDAQQQPEAQNPASLNGKILRLNLDGTVPTDNPTPGSLVYTLGHRNPQGLVRAASGRLYSSEHGPNNDDEVNLIEPGRNYGWPNVEGFCNLPAEQAFCTANNVRPPLVAYTPTIAVAGITAYNSPAIPQWANSLLMVSLKAGKLTNLQLNAAGDQVASQSDLWTGTYGRLRAICVSPQGKVYLTTSNRDGRATPGATDDRLLVLENRAFMPNSTRNAQSAALSVWPNPAAQTATVRLPAPASAPLTLHDALGRLTQTVPMTGRAEAQLDLRRVAPGLYTVRTALDGTPVQRKLMVK
- a CDS encoding Nramp family divalent metal transporter, translating into MPPTVQSPPVQQNPPVAEAGWRRARTSLSLSEVHGSIKVPPASASFWRKLMAFWGPGLMVAVGYMDPGNWATDIAGGSQFGYTLLSVILISNLFAMLLQHLAAKLGIVTGRDLAQACRDHYSKPVAMVLWFLCEVAIAACDLAEVIGSAIALNLLFGLPLPWGVVLTILDVLVVLYFQNKGFRIIESIVAGLTVVIFGCFLYEIIVSNPDYFGILGGLVPQPEVVTNPKMLYIAIGILGATVMPHNLYLHSSIVQTRAIEQTEPGKRMAIKFATIDSTVALFLAFFVNAAILITSAAAFHRNGLQDVADIGDAHKLLAPVLGAGAASVVFAVALLASGQNSTLTGTLAGQIVMEGFLDLKLRPWLRRLITRGIAVVPALIVTILYGEKGTGELLVLSQVILSLQLSFAVVPLVLFTSSKAKMGVFVNRPWVQIVAWLVSGIIIVLNIYLLYKTFFG
- a CDS encoding TonB-dependent receptor, whose translation is MKHFFLFLYFCLGVLLAAQAQTGSIRGTVRAEGKVVPFASVGLKGSSLGASADENGAFVLPKVAPGSYRLVASAVGYQPAERSVTVVAGQPATVSIALAASSSTLGEVVVSGTLGEVVRSESAVAVELYTPRYFQKNPSPCLFENLTMVNGVRPQLNCNVCGTGDIHINGLEGPYTMVLIDGMPIVSSLSTVYGLSGIPSSLVERVEVVKGPASTLYGSEAVGGLINVITKNPAKAPRFSADIFGTSHQDLNVDLATSAKVGAASTLLSTNLYGYNQRRDVNQDGFTDVPTQQRVSVFNKWSWQRPEQRAASLAARYYYEDRFGGQLNWRPEFRGGDSVYGESVYTSRYELLGQYQLPVAGQKLLLSGSFNQHRQNSAYGTTRYNATQRVGFGQLTWAKSPSIRHNLLLGAAFRSTWYDDNTPATGSETRNQPDLIHLPGVFVQDEFRLTPDATLLAGLRYDYNPRHGSIVTPRLNYKWGTVDGSRVLRVGVGNGYRVVNLFTEDHAALTGAREVVVPEALRPERSWNANLNYTRFFSTKAGTFSLDGSAFYTYFTNKISPDYDTDPNQIVYRNLDGYAISRGVSLNTDVTFTKPLKLLAGITLMDVFRMERPVGGGALRRVAQLHAPVFSGTYSVSYSFTQLGLSVDYTGQVSGPMRLPVQPNDFRPGRSPWFSLQNLQATKRLGPHLEVYGGVKNLLDFLPRHALLRAFDPFDKTVDQNNPNGYTFDTSYNFAPLQGRRTFLGLRYSL
- a CDS encoding transporter; protein product: MLLTLTLALGLTGPVTAPDTLKRAGQANTAGQTPQRQLRPLNADRPGVTESPNTIDPGHFQLETDLVRLINSKPGQETRSRTLRLNAFAIRAGLTDHTEVQVFVDPYTVEKQWAPGEPMARSAGFGDMAVRVKHNFIGDDDETEALVVAAIGFVRLPTGGSEGAGGFEYGILVPATYNFQHEWHVSAQAASFLSYDRDAKQHAVELAPSFAVDHGFNDWLAAFAEFSTSRNMKTRQWTSAVNVGPIFHVSERVQLDFGRRFALSRSADREYYLGFVIER
- a CDS encoding DUF1501 domain-containing protein; protein product: MTSRRDFLKTSVLASSLLFVPSFLHALDRQGLKDLRDARGRRLVVVQLGGGNDGLNTVIPYRNDLYYKARPTLGIRETSGILALDKDLGFNPAMTRLKGLYDQGQLAVLNSVGYPNPDRSHFRSMDIWQSGSASDQYLSTGWLGRYLDSNCPSCPTAYNGLEVDDTLSLAMKGDLRKGLALKNPDKFHQLTQNQFIKQVSGRQPAGAVSELDYLYKTLAETSSSADYLYQTSKVYKSSVAYPNSEFGRNLKTTAELINSGVGSRVFYVSLTGFDTHVRQQEQQGKLLGDLSDGLGSFAEDLQKAGNFDDTLVLVFSEFGRRVSQNASNGTDHGTANNVLLLGGGLKQRGILNNAPDLQNLLEGDLRHQLDFRSLYATVLHDWLEADDKAILGNQFERLKGLV
- a CDS encoding DUF1800 family protein — its product is MTTTQQQLQHLYWRAGFGPRPEDVATGLTPRKALRQLLRDSEKVELLDSPQMRYTEPLAQFRPVAPAAGKPQSDMVTTPDQTAMSAGMEAPVAALPARSVLAGPQKGRPQPPLLRRQDMSAQQRKMQNQSIQQAFYAMNTGWLARMANSPAQLREKLTFFWHGHFACRVRRPDAALHLNNTIRQLALGKFSDLLLAVSKEPAMLQFLNNQQNRKQRPNENFAREVMELFTMGRGNYSETDVKEAARAFTGWGYNAQGEFVFRENQHDDGSKTFLGRTGNFTGEQVLAIILEQPRTAEFIATKLYRFFVNDTPNPAHIQPLAQAFFKSGYDISALLEQMFTAEWFYEPANVGTRIKSPVELLAGIKRTMGLQLVDDKPLIVFQKALGQTLFQPPNVAGWPGGRNWIDSSSLLYRLQLPSVLLKNAEFNVALKQDENDIAPNLTKAERTFQQQVKTTVKLAPVQALLAKTPAPQQAAELSRFVLQAPIRPENLAVIQQAADKAPVEGRLRTMVTSLLSLPEYQLM